A DNA window from Streptomyces sp. CA-278952 contains the following coding sequences:
- a CDS encoding ABC transporter substrate-binding protein has translation MNRKTLVLPAVVGLLAPVLAACGSTDSGAGGNGAIVVGTTDQLVASKENPAPLDPAIGYEAGVWNVLRQTVQTLTTVPGGGGEPVPEAARSCTFTDTANESYRCTLRAGLTFADGTAVTAEDVKHSIQRVIDIDADSGPVGLLANIDMIETKGDDQVIFHLNTPDATFPYKLATPAAGIVPKAQYPAKEGRTGFQVNGSGPYTMKPRVEDGRVVRIAFTKNPSYKGELKVLNDKVEMDLFPDAEAMGKALDEEKIHMMTRAMSPQQARDMLVEPEEGIELTELPGLAISYVGFDTKDPSVSKPVRQAMAQLVDRGAIAGKVYGTTAEPLYSLIPSSIAGHTNAFFNKYGEPSTAKARAILDDAGIKTPVKFTLHYTSDHYGPATAKEFKAIQQQLNSSGLFDVSVQGKEWSQYRPEQKRGDYAAYGMGWFPDFPDPDNYTAPFLDENNFLNSPYRSREAQKVLIPQSRRETDRAAAGATYEKLQDIVATDVPVLPIWQGKQYVASRDGIAGVERSVSATSELQLWELNRPSV, from the coding sequence ATGAACCGCAAGACCCTGGTGCTGCCGGCCGTCGTCGGCCTGCTCGCCCCCGTGCTCGCCGCCTGCGGCAGCACGGACAGCGGCGCCGGTGGCAACGGAGCCATCGTCGTCGGCACCACGGACCAGCTCGTGGCCTCCAAGGAGAACCCCGCGCCGCTCGACCCGGCCATCGGCTACGAGGCGGGCGTCTGGAACGTCCTGCGGCAGACCGTGCAGACCCTGACCACGGTGCCGGGCGGCGGCGGCGAGCCGGTGCCCGAGGCCGCCCGCAGCTGCACCTTCACCGACACCGCGAACGAGAGCTACCGCTGCACCCTGCGGGCGGGCCTCACCTTCGCCGACGGGACGGCCGTCACCGCCGAGGACGTGAAGCACTCCATCCAGCGCGTCATCGACATCGACGCGGACAGCGGGCCGGTCGGCCTGCTCGCCAACATCGACATGATCGAGACCAAGGGCGACGACCAGGTGATCTTCCACCTGAACACCCCCGACGCGACCTTCCCGTACAAGCTCGCCACCCCCGCCGCCGGCATCGTCCCGAAGGCGCAGTACCCGGCGAAGGAGGGGCGCACCGGCTTCCAGGTGAACGGCTCCGGCCCGTACACCATGAAGCCGCGGGTCGAGGACGGCCGGGTCGTCAGGATCGCGTTCACCAAGAACCCCTCGTACAAGGGCGAGCTCAAGGTCCTCAACGACAAGGTCGAGATGGACCTGTTCCCCGACGCCGAGGCCATGGGCAAGGCGCTCGACGAGGAGAAGATCCACATGATGACCCGGGCGATGTCGCCCCAGCAGGCCCGCGACATGCTCGTGGAGCCGGAGGAGGGCATCGAGCTCACCGAGCTGCCCGGCCTGGCCATCAGCTACGTCGGGTTCGACACCAAGGACCCCTCGGTCAGCAAGCCCGTCCGGCAGGCCATGGCGCAGCTCGTCGACCGGGGCGCGATCGCGGGCAAGGTGTACGGCACCACCGCCGAACCGCTCTACTCCCTGATCCCGTCCAGCATCGCCGGGCACACCAACGCCTTCTTCAACAAGTACGGCGAGCCCAGCACCGCCAAGGCCCGGGCGATCCTCGACGACGCCGGGATCAAGACGCCGGTCAAGTTCACCCTGCACTACACCAGCGACCACTACGGCCCGGCCACCGCCAAGGAGTTCAAGGCGATCCAGCAGCAGCTGAACAGCTCGGGCCTCTTCGACGTCTCCGTCCAGGGCAAGGAGTGGTCGCAGTACCGCCCCGAGCAGAAGCGCGGCGACTACGCGGCCTACGGCATGGGCTGGTTCCCCGACTTCCCGGACCCGGACAACTACACCGCGCCCTTCCTGGACGAGAACAACTTCCTCAACTCGCCCTACCGGTCGCGCGAGGCGCAGAAGGTCCTCATCCCGCAGTCCCGCCGCGAGACCGACCGCGCCGCCGCCGGCGCCACCTACGAGAAGCTCCAGGACATCGTCGCGACCGATGTTCCGGTGCTGCCGATCTGGCAGGGCAAGCAGTACGTGGCCTCCCGCGACGGGATCGCCGGCGTGGAGCGCTCCGTCAGCGCCACCTCCGAACTCCAGCTCTGGGAGCTCAACCGGCCCAGCGTCTGA
- a CDS encoding response regulator, with product MAIRVLLVDDQPLLRTGFRMILEAEGDLAVVGEAGDGLQAIDQVRALQPDVVLMDIRMPRMDGVEATRQISGPGKDGPAKVLVLTTFDLDEYVVEALRAGASGFLLKDAPAVELVQAIRVVAAGEAMLAPSITRRLLDKYADHLPSGEDPVPDALHTLTDREVEVLKLVARGLSNAEIAADLFVSETTVKTHVGHVLTKLGLRDRVQAAVYAYESGLVRPGAQ from the coding sequence GTGGCGATCCGCGTCCTTCTGGTCGATGACCAGCCTCTGCTGCGCACCGGTTTCCGGATGATTCTGGAGGCCGAAGGCGATCTGGCGGTGGTCGGTGAGGCCGGTGACGGTCTGCAGGCCATCGATCAGGTGCGGGCGCTGCAGCCCGATGTGGTGCTGATGGACATCCGGATGCCGCGGATGGACGGCGTGGAGGCCACGCGTCAGATCAGCGGCCCCGGGAAGGACGGACCGGCGAAGGTGCTGGTGCTGACGACCTTCGATCTCGACGAGTACGTGGTGGAGGCGCTGCGCGCGGGGGCGAGCGGCTTCCTGCTGAAGGACGCTCCGGCGGTGGAGCTGGTGCAGGCGATCCGGGTGGTGGCGGCGGGCGAGGCGATGCTCGCGCCGAGCATCACGCGCCGGCTGCTGGACAAGTACGCGGATCACCTGCCGTCCGGTGAGGACCCGGTGCCGGACGCCCTGCACACGCTGACGGACCGTGAGGTCGAGGTGCTGAAGCTGGTGGCGCGGGGCCTGTCCAACGCGGAGATCGCGGCGGATCTGTTCGTCAGCGAGACGACGGTCAAGACACATGTGGGCCATGTGCTGACGAAGCTGGGGCTGCGCGACCGGGTGCAGGCCGCGGTGTACGCGTACGAGAGCGGGCTGGTGCGCCCCGGCGCGCAGTAG